A single window of Ovis canadensis isolate MfBH-ARS-UI-01 breed Bighorn chromosome 15, ARS-UI_OviCan_v2, whole genome shotgun sequence DNA harbors:
- the LOC138420662 gene encoding LOW QUALITY PROTEIN: olfactory receptor 52K1-like (The sequence of the model RefSeq protein was modified relative to this genomic sequence to represent the inferred CDS: inserted 2 bases in 1 codon) yields the protein MAASNITSTHPTAFLLVGIPGLEHLHVWISIPFCFAYTLALLGNCTLLLIIRGDAALHEPMYLFLAMLAIIDLVLSSTTLPKMLAIFWFRDREISFYACLVQMFFLHSFSIMESAVLLAMAFDRYVAICKPLHYSTILTGPLITKIGLAAVTRAVTLMTPLPFLLRRFHYCRGPMIAHCYCEHMAVVRLACGDTRFNNIYGIAVAMFIVVLDLLFVTLSYIFILQAVLQLASQEARYKAFGTCVSHLGAILSTYTPVVISSVMHRVAQQAAPHVHXLLAIFYLLFPPMVNPIIYGVKTKQIRDHVLSLFWRKNV from the exons ATGGCAGCCTCTAATATTACCTCAACCCATCCAACTGCCTTCTTGTTGGTAGGAATTCCAGGTTTGGAGCATCTGCATGTCTGGATCTCCATTCCCTTCTGCTTCGCCTATACTTTGGCTCTTCTAGGCAACTGCACCCTTCTCCTCATTATTCGAGGTGATGCAGCCCTCCACGAGCCCATGTAcctctttttggccatgctggcaATCATTGATCTTGTCCTCTCTTCTACAACACTTCCCAAAATGCTGGCCATCTTCTGGTTCAGGGATCGAGAGATCAGCTTCTATGCCTGTCTGGTCCAGATGTTCTTCCTCCACTCCTTCTCCATCATGGAGTCAGCAGTGCTGCTGGCCATGGCCtttgaccgctatgtggccatctgcaagccgcTGCACTACAGCACCATCCTCACTGGGCCACTTATCACCAAGATTGGCTTGGCTGCTGTGACTCGGGCTGTGACACTGATGACTCCACTCCCCTTTCTGCTCAGACGCTTCCATTACTGCCGAGGTCCAATGATTGCCCACTGCTACTGTGAGCACATGGCCGTGGTAAGGCTGGCCTGTGGGGACACACGCTTCAACAACATCTATGGCATTGCTGTGGCCATGTTCATAGTAGTGTTGGACCTGCTCTTTGTTACCTTGTCTTACATCTTCATCCTCCAGGCAGTTCTACAGCTTGCCTCTCAGGAGGCCCGCTACAAGGCCTTTGGGACCTGTGTGTCCCACCTGGGTGCTATCTTGTCCACCTACACACCTGTGGTCATCTCCTCAGTGATGCACCGTGTGGCTCAGCAGGCTGCCCCTCATGTCCA ACTGCTTGCtatcttttatcttcttttcccACCCATGGTCAACCCCATCATCTATGGTGTCAAAACGAAGCAGATTCGTGACCATGTGCTGAGTCTATTCTGGAGAAAGAATGTAtag
- the LOC138420915 gene encoding olfactory receptor 52M1, translated as MLTFHNVCLAPSSFQLTGIPGLESLHTWLSIPFSSMYLVAVVGNVTTLAVVRVEHSLHQPMYFFLCTLAIIDLVLSTSTMPKLLGIFWFGAGDIGLDGCLAQMFLIHCFATVESGIFLAMAFDRYVAICNPLHHTTVLTHTMVGCLGMAALCRGVLYIGPLPLMTRLWLPLYKTRVISHSYCEHMAVVTLACGDSRINNIYGLSIGFLVLILDAVAITASYVMIFRTVIGLATPEARLKTLGTCGSHICAILIFYVPIAVSSLIHRFGHQVPPPIHTLLANFYLLIPPILNPIVYAVRTKQIRERLLQILKTETKIK; from the coding sequence ATGCTCACTTTTCATAATGTCTGCTTAGCACCCAGTTCCTTCCAGCTGACTGGCATTCCAGGACTGGAGTCCCTGCATACCTGGCTCTCCATCCCCTTCAGTTCCATGTACCTGGTAGCTGTGGTGGGAAATGTCACCACTCTGGCTGTGGTAAGGGTGGAGCATAGCCTGCACCAGCCCATGTACTTCTTTCTGTGCACGCTGGCTATCATTGACCTGGTTCTGTCTACTTCCACTATGCCCAAACTGCTGGGGATCTTCTGGTTTGGGGCTGGTGATATTGGGTTGGATGGCTGCTTGGCTCAGATGTTCCTCATTCACTGCTTTGCCACAGTGGAGTCAGGCATCTTCCTTGCTATGGCTTTTGACCGCTATGTAGCCatctgcaacccactccatcatACCACAGTGCTCACTCATACCATGGTGGGATGTTTGGGGATGGCTGCCCTCTGCCGGGGTGTCCTCTACATTGGACCCCTGCCTCTGATGACCCGCCTGTGGCTGCCTCTTTATAAAACCCGTGTTATCTCCCACTCCTACTGTGAGCACATGGCTGTGGTCACCTTGGCATGTGGTGACAGCAGGATCAACAATATCTATGGATTGAGCATTGGCTTTCTGGTCTTGATCCTGGACGCAGTGGCCATTACTGCCTCCTATGTGATGATTTTCAGAACCGTGATAGGGCTGGCTACTCCTGAGGCCAGGCTGAAAACACTGGGGACATGTGGTTCCCACATCTGTGCTATCCTGATTTTTTATGTTCCCATTGCTGTTTCTTCCCTCATTCACCGATTTGGTCACCAGGTGCCCCCTCCAATCCACACCTTGCTGGCCAACTTCTACCTCCTTATTCCTCCAATCCTCAATCCTATTGTCTATGCAGTCCGCACCAAGCAGATCCGGGAAAGACTTCTCCAAATTCTCAAGACAGAAACTAAGATCAAATGA